One genomic window of Borreliella garinii includes the following:
- a CDS encoding flagellar basal body P-ring protein FlgI has protein sequence MNKLMLMLIAFATTNLFAQANKASTEPKAEQSLNDKLSESVKLKEIANICPTSTNFLTGIGIVVGLAGKGDSLKQKDLINKILEENNTIGEISPNSIESKNIALVSVSLQVKGNTIKGSKHKARIASILDSKDLTNGILLKTNLKNKEGEIIAIASGIIKTNGKLKGSEYTLDIIIINENQNASYSYNIILEKGNYTLINRLHKILTSKKINNKIKSDSIIEIEAKNMSLLEEIENIKIETNPKVLIDKKNGIILASENAKIGTFTFSIEKDDQTILSSKNKTTIQVNSMKLNEFILKNSNNLSNKELIQIIQAAKKINKLDGELILEEINGN, from the coding sequence ATGAACAAACTAATGTTAATGTTAATTGCATTTGCAACAACAAATCTATTCGCCCAGGCAAACAAAGCTTCAACAGAACCAAAAGCAGAACAATCACTTAACGACAAGTTGTCTGAAAGCGTAAAATTAAAAGAAATTGCAAATATTTGTCCCACAAGCACAAATTTTTTAACAGGCATTGGAATAGTAGTAGGTCTTGCCGGAAAGGGAGACTCTTTAAAACAAAAAGACCTTATAAATAAAATTTTAGAAGAAAACAATACAATAGGTGAAATAAGCCCTAATAGCATAGAAAGTAAAAATATTGCACTAGTAAGTGTAAGCCTCCAAGTAAAAGGTAATACAATCAAGGGCTCAAAACATAAAGCTCGTATTGCATCAATATTAGACTCAAAAGATTTAACAAATGGAATACTTTTAAAAACAAATCTTAAAAATAAAGAGGGAGAAATAATAGCAATTGCATCAGGAATTATAAAGACCAATGGCAAATTAAAAGGATCTGAATACACCCTGGATATTATAATAATAAATGAAAATCAAAATGCTAGCTACAGCTATAACATAATTCTTGAAAAAGGAAATTATACATTAATAAATAGACTTCATAAAATATTAACCTCTAAAAAAATCAACAACAAAATTAAATCAGATAGCATAATAGAAATAGAAGCAAAAAACATGAGCCTATTGGAAGAGATTGAGAATATTAAAATAGAAACTAATCCTAAGGTACTAATAGACAAAAAAAATGGTATTATCCTAGCAAGTGAAAATGCCAAAATAGGAACTTTTACATTTTCTATTGAAAAAGACGATCAAACTATTCTAAGTAGCAAAAATAAAACAACAATTCAAGTAAACTCAATGAAATTAAACGAATTCATATTGAAAAATTCCAACAACCTTAGCAATAAAGAATTAATTCAAATAATTCAAGCCGCAAAAAAAATCAATAAATTAGATGGAGAACTTATCTTGGAGGAAATTAATGGAAACTAA
- a CDS encoding rod-binding protein, which yields METKINSQNLKFKNQINNFKNPVEIKKSFKKNEELRKASLEFEAIFIKQMLESMKKTLNKNQNLLSGGQVEEIFEDMLYEQRAKQMAQSQSFGIANLIYNQLQKDK from the coding sequence ATGGAAACTAAAATTAATTCACAAAATCTAAAATTTAAAAATCAAATAAATAATTTTAAAAATCCCGTAGAAATAAAAAAATCTTTTAAAAAAAACGAAGAACTTCGAAAAGCTTCTTTAGAATTTGAGGCTATATTTATCAAGCAAATGCTTGAAAGCATGAAAAAAACTCTTAACAAAAATCAAAATCTGCTAAGCGGAGGCCAAGTAGAAGAAATTTTTGAAGATATGCTTTACGAACAAAGAGCAAAACAAATGGCACAATCTCAAAGCTTTGGAATTGCCAATTTGATTTACAATCAATTACAAAAAGATAAATAA